In Geobacter anodireducens, a genomic segment contains:
- a CDS encoding pilus assembly protein PilZ — MSADGSEYGRFFEQLQKINLTVRLGDVGSFDGTAAITSLKGSLAWLELFGAEQPPAGMLSEGAEVSVSVWTGGALCRCDGRVETVRDDRQFAIRLAGRVRELQRREYFRLDVSIPFSYELLPGMSPEEAQERWLHERMDSWRSPAMAQEGSSWRVVDWNGRDIPSARANLSGGGMRFRVSEEVASGTLMLVSLFLPHPQPRMICVLAEALRCSEITLTLQAGTHYSLSMRFITISDKDREAVISYLFSEQRRELMSKSDRIQVGGRR, encoded by the coding sequence ATGTCCGCTGATGGCTCCGAGTACGGACGGTTCTTCGAGCAGCTCCAGAAGATCAACCTCACGGTACGGCTCGGCGACGTCGGGTCCTTTGACGGAACTGCCGCCATTACCTCGCTGAAGGGAAGCCTTGCCTGGCTCGAACTGTTCGGTGCAGAGCAACCGCCTGCCGGCATGCTCAGCGAGGGTGCCGAGGTTTCCGTTTCCGTCTGGACCGGCGGTGCCCTCTGCCGGTGCGACGGCCGGGTCGAGACGGTGCGCGACGACCGGCAGTTCGCCATCCGCCTCGCGGGAAGGGTCCGCGAGCTGCAGCGCCGCGAATATTTCCGTCTCGATGTCTCGATCCCTTTCAGCTACGAACTGCTGCCGGGCATGTCGCCCGAAGAGGCCCAGGAACGCTGGCTTCACGAGCGAATGGACTCATGGCGCTCTCCGGCAATGGCCCAGGAGGGGTCAAGCTGGCGGGTCGTGGACTGGAACGGTCGCGACATCCCATCCGCCCGGGCCAACCTGAGCGGCGGCGGCATGAGATTCAGGGTTTCCGAGGAGGTGGCGTCGGGGACCCTCATGCTGGTCAGCCTCTTTCTCCCGCATCCCCAGCCACGGATGATCTGCGTCCTGGCCGAGGCCCTGCGCTGCTCCGAGATCACCCTTACGCTCCAGGCGGGAACCCACTATTCCCTCTCCATGAGGTTCATCACCATCAGCGACAAGGACCGGGAAGCAGTCATCTCCTACCTTTTTTCCGAGCAGCGTCGCGAGCTGATGTCGAAAAGCGATCGTATCCAGGTCGGGGGACGACGGTGA